The following proteins are co-located in the Bosea sp. AS-1 genome:
- a CDS encoding ABC transporter ATP-binding protein: protein MNQPREQEVPPRLALAHISKNFPGVKANDDISLSVKPGEIHALLGENGAGKSTLVKIIYGVQQADEGTISWNGEAVAIPSPKAARKLGIGMVFQHFSLFDAMTVIENIALGLDEAVDREELKQRVAAILQSYSLPLDPEREVHTLSVGERQRIEIVRCLLQKPKLLIMDEPTSVLTPQEVERLFATLRQVAAEGCSILYISHKLSEIKALCDSATILRGGRVVATCDPKIETTKRMAELMIGAELRKIEHGRASEAGAVRLAVSGLSLPGTPPFGTDLKQISFEARAGEILGIAGVAGNGQAELLTALSGEQLAAAPEAIRLDGKAVGLEGAGARRALGLSCVPEERNGHAAVPDFSLAENGVLTARHRLPLAPHGIISRGAVRRFADGVIKLFDVRTTGNGALARSLSGGNLQKFIMGREIGQQPAVLVVSQPTWGVDAGAAAAIRQELVDLAAKGSAVVVISQDLDELLELADRLCVINEGRLSTPRPVASLGIDEIGLMMGGVHGAEAIHA, encoded by the coding sequence ATGAATCAGCCGCGTGAGCAGGAAGTGCCGCCGCGGCTGGCGCTCGCCCATATCTCCAAGAACTTTCCGGGCGTGAAGGCCAATGACGACATCAGCCTGAGCGTCAAACCAGGCGAAATCCACGCTCTGCTCGGCGAGAATGGTGCCGGCAAGTCGACACTGGTCAAGATCATCTACGGCGTGCAGCAGGCCGACGAGGGCACGATCTCCTGGAACGGCGAGGCCGTCGCGATCCCCTCTCCCAAGGCGGCGCGTAAGCTCGGCATCGGCATGGTCTTCCAGCACTTCTCGCTGTTCGACGCGATGACCGTGATCGAAAACATCGCGCTGGGTCTCGACGAGGCCGTCGATCGCGAGGAGCTGAAGCAGCGCGTCGCGGCGATCCTGCAATCCTACTCGCTGCCGCTCGATCCGGAGCGCGAGGTGCATACGCTCTCGGTCGGAGAGCGCCAGCGCATCGAGATTGTGCGCTGCCTGCTGCAGAAGCCCAAGCTCCTGATCATGGACGAGCCGACCTCGGTGCTGACGCCGCAGGAGGTCGAACGCCTGTTCGCGACGCTGCGCCAGGTTGCGGCGGAGGGCTGCTCGATCCTCTACATTTCGCACAAGCTCTCCGAGATCAAAGCACTCTGCGACAGCGCCACCATCCTGCGCGGCGGCCGCGTCGTCGCCACATGCGATCCGAAAATCGAGACGACCAAGCGCATGGCCGAGCTGATGATCGGCGCGGAGCTGCGCAAGATCGAGCATGGCCGCGCGAGCGAGGCCGGCGCGGTCAGGCTTGCTGTCAGCGGGCTTTCGTTGCCGGGGACGCCGCCTTTCGGGACGGATCTCAAGCAGATCTCCTTCGAGGCACGGGCCGGCGAGATCCTCGGTATCGCCGGTGTCGCCGGCAACGGGCAGGCCGAACTTCTGACCGCCCTGTCGGGCGAGCAGCTCGCTGCAGCACCTGAAGCCATCAGGCTTGACGGCAAAGCGGTCGGTCTCGAAGGCGCGGGAGCGCGCCGGGCGCTCGGCCTCTCCTGCGTGCCGGAAGAGCGCAACGGCCATGCCGCCGTCCCGGATTTTTCCCTGGCCGAGAATGGCGTCCTGACCGCGCGCCATCGCCTGCCGCTGGCGCCGCATGGCATCATCAGCCGCGGCGCCGTCCGGCGCTTTGCCGACGGCGTCATCAAGCTTTTCGACGTGCGCACCACCGGCAACGGTGCGCTCGCCCGCTCGCTCTCGGGCGGCAACCTGCAGAAGTTCATCATGGGCCGCGAGATCGGCCAGCAGCCTGCCGTGCTCGTCGTCTCGCAGCCGACCTGGGGCGTCGATGCCGGCGCTGCCGCCGCGATCCGACAGGAGCTCGTAGACCTCGCCGCCAAGGGCTCGGCGGTGGTCGTGATCTCGCAGGACCTCGACGAACTGCTCGAGCTCGCCGACCGGCTCTGCGTCATCAACGAAGGCCGGTTGTCGACGCCGCGCCCGGTCGCGAGCCTCGGCATCGACGAGATCGGCCTGATGATGGGCGGGGTCCACGGCGCGGAGGCAATCCATGCTTGA
- the xdhC gene encoding xanthine dehydrogenase accessory protein XdhC: MSLAAFLTAHRHDGIVLVRIEGTTGSTPREAGASMAVTAYAIAGTIGGGQLEFHCIDLARHMLSEGAPDQILDIPLGPQMGQCCGGRVRVSLKHCSAPEAAILAAREKAETAARPSILVFGAGHTGRALAKALAALPFTVTLIDDRDDVMSGLPPAVTCIRMADPVDAVAHAPAKAAFVVLSHSHALDYRLAETALARGDAAYVGMIGSATKRARFEASFLRSGGRRETLARLTCPIGGSDVDDKRPEVIAALTTAELVRCLLGRREPARRRKARHESAA; this comes from the coding sequence ATGAGCCTCGCCGCCTTCCTGACAGCGCATCGGCACGACGGCATCGTGCTGGTGCGGATCGAGGGCACTACAGGCTCGACGCCACGCGAGGCGGGCGCCAGCATGGCGGTGACGGCCTATGCCATCGCCGGCACCATTGGCGGCGGCCAGCTCGAATTCCATTGCATCGATCTCGCCCGGCACATGCTGAGCGAGGGAGCGCCCGACCAGATCCTCGACATCCCGCTCGGGCCGCAAATGGGCCAGTGTTGCGGCGGACGCGTGCGCGTTTCGCTCAAGCATTGCTCCGCTCCGGAGGCGGCCATCTTGGCCGCGCGCGAGAAGGCGGAGACGGCCGCCCGTCCCTCGATCCTCGTTTTCGGGGCCGGCCATACCGGCCGAGCCCTGGCGAAAGCGCTCGCTGCCCTGCCCTTCACCGTCACGCTGATAGACGATCGCGACGACGTCATGAGCGGGCTGCCGCCGGCCGTCACCTGCATCCGCATGGCCGATCCCGTCGACGCTGTCGCGCATGCGCCTGCAAAAGCGGCCTTTGTGGTGCTGTCGCACAGCCATGCGCTCGACTATCGGCTCGCGGAAACGGCTTTGGCGCGCGGCGATGCAGCTTATGTCGGCATGATCGGCTCGGCCACCAAGCGCGCCCGCTTCGAAGCGAGCTTCCTGCGCAGCGGCGGGCGGCGCGAAACGCTTGCGCGCCTGACCTGTCCCATCGGCGGTTCGGATGTGGACGACAAGCGTCCCGAGGTGATCGCGGCCTTGACGACAGCCGAGCTGGTGCGTTGCTTGCTTGGCCGCCGAGAGCCGGCGCGAAGGAGAAAAGCGAGACATGAATCAGCCGCGTGA
- a CDS encoding 2Fe-2S iron-sulfur cluster-binding protein, which yields MPNITYIDAHGESRTAEGEVGATVMETAIRNAVPGIEAECGGACACATCHVYVDEAWMEKVGQPEPMEEDMLDFAFDVRPNSRLSCQIRIREDLDGLVVRTPERQG from the coding sequence ATGCCGAATATCACCTATATCGATGCCCATGGAGAGAGCCGCACGGCCGAGGGCGAAGTCGGCGCCACCGTGATGGAAACGGCGATCCGCAACGCGGTTCCGGGCATCGAGGCCGAGTGCGGCGGCGCCTGCGCCTGCGCGACATGCCATGTCTATGTCGATGAGGCCTGGATGGAGAAGGTAGGCCAGCCCGAGCCGATGGAGGAGGACATGCTGGACTTCGCCTTCGATGTCCGGCCGAATTCGCGCCTCTCCTGCCAGATCCGCATCCGCGAGGATCTCGACGGCCTCGTGGTCCGCACGCCCGAGCGGCAGGGCTGA
- a CDS encoding BMP family ABC transporter substrate-binding protein, which translates to MTSIITRRRLTFGAAAASTLPILGRGASAQSPLGVGFIYVGPIGDHGYSWTHDQGRLALEKEYGAKVKTSFIENVAEGPDTARALRQLAQAGNQLIFATSFGFMNPTIQVAKQFPKIKFEHATGYMRAENVATYDARFYEGRAVIGTIAGHMSKTGQAGYVASFPIPEVVMGINAFHLAARKVNPNFKTKVIWCSTWYDPAKEADAAKALIDQGADMITQHTDSAAPLQAAEQRGVFAFGQASDMKAFAPKAHLTAIVDDWSGYYIKRVKDVMDGTWKSGAVWGGLKEGMVKIAPYNEAVTPAARAAADEVIKGIKEGKLHPFTGELKDQKGEVRVKAGEHATDEMLSKMDWYVDGVQA; encoded by the coding sequence ATGACCAGCATCATCACCCGCCGCAGGCTGACCTTCGGCGCGGCCGCCGCCTCGACGCTGCCAATCCTCGGCCGCGGCGCCTCGGCGCAGTCGCCGCTCGGCGTCGGCTTCATCTATGTCGGGCCGATCGGCGACCATGGCTATAGCTGGACGCACGACCAGGGCCGCCTCGCGCTGGAAAAGGAATACGGTGCGAAGGTCAAGACCAGCTTCATCGAGAACGTCGCGGAAGGCCCCGACACGGCGCGCGCGCTGCGCCAGCTCGCCCAGGCCGGAAACCAGCTGATCTTCGCGACTTCCTTCGGCTTCATGAACCCGACGATCCAGGTCGCCAAGCAGTTCCCGAAGATCAAGTTCGAGCACGCCACCGGCTATATGCGCGCCGAGAACGTCGCCACCTACGATGCACGCTTCTACGAGGGCCGCGCGGTAATCGGCACCATCGCCGGCCATATGTCGAAGACCGGGCAGGCCGGCTATGTCGCCTCCTTCCCGATCCCCGAAGTGGTAATGGGCATCAACGCCTTCCACCTCGCTGCCCGCAAGGTGAACCCGAACTTCAAGACCAAGGTCATCTGGTGCTCGACCTGGTATGACCCCGCCAAGGAAGCCGATGCGGCCAAGGCGCTGATCGACCAGGGCGCCGACATGATCACGCAGCACACCGACTCCGCCGCTCCCCTGCAGGCGGCCGAGCAGCGCGGCGTCTTCGCGTTCGGCCAGGCTTCCGACATGAAGGCCTTTGCGCCGAAAGCCCATCTCACCGCGATCGTGGACGACTGGTCTGGCTACTACATCAAGCGCGTCAAGGACGTCATGGACGGCACCTGGAAGAGCGGCGCGGTCTGGGGCGGGCTCAAGGAGGGCATGGTCAAGATCGCGCCCTACAATGAAGCCGTCACGCCCGCGGCCCGTGCTGCCGCCGACGAGGTGATCAAGGGCATCAAGGAAGGCAAGCTCCACCCCTTCACCGGCGAGCTCAAGGACCAGAAGGGCGAAGTGCGCGTCAAGGCAGGCGAGCACGCCACCGACGAGATGCTCTCGAAGATGGACTGGTATGTCGACGGCGTACAGGCCTGA
- a CDS encoding ABC transporter permease — protein MLEWRRRREPSMLMLWLSPLVAIGLTMLTGMLLFTAMGYDGFHAVGSIFLTPFIEPQRWADIGVKAAPLVMIALGLAIGFRANVWNIGAEGQYVMGAIAGTGVALATYDMTGWWILPAMALAGILGGMAWAAIPALLRVKLQVSEILTSLMLTYVAVQLLYYLVRGPWKDPGGFNFPQTRMFTADQTLPTVMEGSLVHIGIPAALLLAIVAWLLMEKTTAGYAVKVVGLAPAAARHGGFSAARTTWATMLLSGGLAGLAGLFEAAGPFGQLTPQFPVGYGFTAIIVAFLGRLSPLGIIFGGIVLAGTYVGGEIAQSTVRLPQAATGLFQAMLLFMLLATDVLVRWRIVWKRRAA, from the coding sequence ATGCTTGAATGGCGCCGCCGCCGCGAGCCGAGCATGCTGATGCTGTGGCTCAGTCCCCTGGTCGCGATCGGGCTGACCATGCTCACCGGCATGCTCCTCTTCACGGCCATGGGCTATGACGGCTTCCACGCCGTCGGCAGCATCTTCCTCACGCCTTTCATCGAGCCGCAGCGCTGGGCCGATATCGGCGTCAAGGCGGCGCCGCTGGTGATGATCGCGCTCGGGCTCGCCATCGGGTTCCGCGCCAATGTCTGGAACATTGGTGCTGAAGGACAGTACGTCATGGGTGCCATCGCCGGAACCGGCGTTGCGCTCGCGACCTACGACATGACCGGCTGGTGGATTCTGCCCGCCATGGCCCTCGCCGGCATTCTCGGCGGCATGGCCTGGGCCGCGATCCCCGCCCTGCTGCGCGTAAAGCTGCAGGTCAGCGAAATCCTGACAAGCCTGATGCTGACCTATGTCGCGGTGCAGTTGCTCTATTACCTCGTGCGCGGGCCGTGGAAGGACCCGGGCGGCTTCAATTTCCCGCAGACGCGGATGTTCACTGCCGATCAGACGCTGCCGACCGTCATGGAGGGCTCGCTCGTCCACATCGGCATTCCCGCGGCCCTGCTACTCGCCATCGTCGCCTGGCTATTGATGGAAAAGACCACGGCCGGCTATGCGGTGAAGGTGGTGGGCCTTGCGCCCGCCGCTGCCCGCCATGGCGGCTTCAGCGCGGCGCGCACGACCTGGGCGACGATGCTGCTCAGCGGCGGGCTCGCAGGCCTCGCCGGGCTGTTCGAGGCAGCCGGCCCCTTTGGCCAGCTCACCCCGCAATTCCCCGTCGGCTACGGCTTCACCGCGATCATCGTCGCCTTTCTCGGGCGGCTCAGCCCGCTCGGCATCATCTTCGGCGGCATCGTGTTGGCGGGAACCTATGTCGGCGGCGAGATCGCGCAGTCGACGGTCCGGCTGCCGCAGGCCGCGACCGGCCTGTTCCAGGCGATGCTGCTGTTCATGCTGCTGGCGACCGACGTGCTGGTGCGCTGGCGCATCGTCTGGAAGCGGAGGGCGGCATGA
- a CDS encoding universal stress protein, whose amino-acid sequence MFKSIMVPVDLAEAELAQPAIANAVSFAKVSGGTVRLVYVRSLVPVTYMEFVPADFDAEQQQDAEAKLAEIAAKVDLPPEQVSAKVLIGSVHGEVLAEADASGTDLIVIGSHEPGMLAYVIGSNASAIVRRAKCSVMVLRHA is encoded by the coding sequence ATGTTCAAGTCGATCATGGTTCCCGTCGATCTGGCCGAGGCTGAGCTCGCCCAGCCGGCCATCGCCAATGCGGTCTCCTTCGCCAAGGTTTCCGGCGGCACGGTACGGCTGGTTTATGTCCGCTCGCTCGTACCGGTCACCTACATGGAGTTCGTGCCGGCCGATTTCGACGCGGAGCAGCAGCAGGACGCGGAGGCCAAGCTCGCCGAGATCGCCGCCAAGGTCGATCTTCCGCCCGAGCAGGTTTCCGCCAAGGTTCTGATCGGGTCCGTGCATGGCGAGGTGCTGGCCGAGGCCGATGCCAGCGGTACCGACCTCATCGTCATCGGCTCGCATGAGCCCGGCATGCTGGCTTACGTCATCGGCTCCAACGCTTCGGCGATCGTTCGTCGCGCCAAATGCTCGGTGATGGTGCTGCGCCACGCCTGA
- a CDS encoding ABC transporter permease: MSSAMAVSILMTLIAASTPLLLAALGELVAEKAGVLNLGVEGMMLCGAVAGFAVAFASGSTTLGLVAAMLAGVAAAMIFAVLALSLGANQVATGLALTIFGTGASSLIGAGFVGRTVERLGPVFPAALSEHPVLRIVFGQDILVYLSLVLVAAVGYFLRRTRAGLILRAVGENDASAHAIGYRVIAIRYAAVAFGGALAGLGGAYFSLALTPMWADRLTAGRGWIALALVVFSAWKPGRLLLGAYLFGAVMTLELQAKAAGVNWLAPEVLAMAPYLATIAVLTMMSLGRKTGRLDAPACLGKPFSAS, translated from the coding sequence ATGAGCAGCGCGATGGCCGTTTCCATCCTCATGACGCTGATCGCGGCCTCGACGCCGCTTCTGCTCGCGGCGCTGGGCGAGCTCGTCGCCGAGAAGGCCGGCGTGCTCAATCTCGGCGTCGAGGGCATGATGCTCTGCGGCGCAGTCGCCGGTTTCGCCGTCGCCTTCGCGAGCGGCAGCACGACTCTGGGACTCGTCGCCGCCATGCTCGCCGGTGTCGCCGCCGCTATGATCTTCGCCGTGCTCGCACTCTCGCTCGGCGCCAACCAGGTGGCGACCGGCCTGGCACTCACCATCTTCGGCACCGGCGCCTCATCCCTGATCGGTGCCGGCTTCGTGGGTCGCACGGTGGAGCGGCTCGGTCCGGTCTTCCCCGCCGCGCTCTCGGAGCATCCCGTCCTGCGGATCGTCTTCGGGCAGGACATCCTGGTCTATCTCTCGCTCGTGCTGGTGGCGGCCGTCGGCTACTTCCTGCGCCGGACGCGGGCAGGACTGATCCTGCGTGCGGTCGGCGAGAACGATGCCTCGGCGCACGCTATCGGTTATCGCGTGATCGCGATCCGCTATGCGGCCGTCGCGTTCGGCGGCGCCCTCGCGGGACTCGGCGGCGCCTATTTCTCGCTGGCGCTGACACCGATGTGGGCCGACCGCCTCACCGCCGGGCGCGGCTGGATCGCGCTCGCGCTCGTCGTCTTCTCGGCCTGGAAACCGGGGCGCCTCCTGCTCGGTGCCTATCTCTTCGGCGCCGTGATGACGCTGGAGCTGCAGGCCAAGGCAGCCGGCGTCAACTGGCTCGCGCCGGAGGTTCTGGCGATGGCCCCCTACCTTGCGACCATTGCGGTTCTGACCATGATGTCGTTAGGACGAAAGACCGGCCGGCTCGACGCGCCAGCCTGCCTCGGCAAACCTTTCTCGGCGTCCTGA
- a CDS encoding Hpt domain-containing protein, which produces MPQTAIDTAHLSRQTGGDHALERELLTLFAQQCVKHLRTIHAGADTQARLDAAHSLKGAARAIGAWQVAEAADAVEHGLAEADQHRTEAAMDALALAAAEARAVICRSDCAA; this is translated from the coding sequence ATGCCCCAGACGGCTATCGATACCGCGCATCTCTCCCGCCAGACTGGCGGCGACCATGCGCTCGAGCGTGAGCTGCTCACGCTCTTCGCCCAGCAATGCGTCAAGCATCTGCGCACCATCCACGCCGGCGCCGACACGCAGGCGCGGCTCGATGCGGCTCACAGTCTGAAGGGCGCGGCCCGGGCCATCGGCGCCTGGCAGGTGGCCGAGGCTGCCGACGCCGTCGAGCATGGCCTGGCCGAGGCGGATCAGCACCGGACCGAAGCGGCGATGGATGCTCTGGCGCTCGCGGCCGCCGAGGCGCGCGCCGTGATCTGTCGCTCCGACTGCGCGGCTTGA
- a CDS encoding VWA domain-containing protein: MFLRLFTDLRAAKVPVTLREYLTLLEGVEADLAEHRVDEFYYLARATLVKDERHLDRFDQVFAQVFKGMETLQQAIEEAGIPEEWLRKLAEKFLTDEEKAQIEAMGWDKLWETLKQRLEEQKGRHQGGNKWIGTAGTSPYGAYGYNPEGVRIGQDKNRNFRAVKVWDKRDFKDFDDTRELGVRNLRVALRRLRRFARTGAAEELDLDNTITETAKHGYLDVKLRPERRNAVKVLLFLDVGGSMDWHVELAEELFSAARAEFKHFEHFYFHNCPYERVWKENRRRHEQQIPTWEVLRTYPADYRLVFVGDASMSPYEIAMPGGSVEHWNEEAGQVWMERMTTKFPKSVWLNPVQKHLWGYTQSILQIGGLMGGRMFPLTLDGLDGAMKVLAR, translated from the coding sequence ATGTTCCTTCGCCTCTTCACCGATCTGCGCGCCGCCAAGGTCCCGGTGACCCTGCGGGAATATCTGACGCTGCTCGAAGGGGTGGAAGCCGATCTCGCCGAACACAGGGTCGACGAATTCTATTACCTCGCCCGCGCCACGCTGGTGAAGGACGAGCGCCATCTCGACAGGTTCGACCAGGTCTTCGCCCAGGTGTTCAAGGGCATGGAGACGCTGCAGCAGGCGATCGAGGAAGCCGGCATTCCCGAGGAATGGCTGCGCAAGCTCGCCGAGAAGTTCCTGACCGACGAAGAAAAGGCCCAGATCGAGGCGATGGGCTGGGACAAGCTCTGGGAGACGCTGAAACAGCGGCTCGAGGAGCAGAAGGGCCGCCACCAGGGCGGCAACAAATGGATCGGCACCGCCGGCACCTCGCCTTATGGCGCCTATGGCTACAATCCCGAAGGCGTCCGCATCGGCCAGGACAAGAACCGCAACTTCCGGGCCGTGAAGGTCTGGGACAAGCGCGACTTCAAGGATTTCGACGACACGCGCGAGCTCGGCGTGCGCAATCTACGCGTCGCGCTGAGGCGTCTGCGCCGCTTCGCCCGCACCGGCGCCGCCGAAGAACTCGACCTCGACAATACGATCACCGAGACCGCCAAACATGGCTATCTCGACGTGAAGCTCAGGCCCGAGCGCCGCAACGCGGTGAAGGTGCTGCTCTTCCTCGACGTCGGCGGCTCGATGGACTGGCATGTCGAGCTGGCCGAGGAGCTCTTCTCGGCGGCGCGAGCCGAGTTCAAGCATTTCGAGCATTTCTACTTCCACAACTGCCCCTATGAGCGCGTCTGGAAGGAGAATCGTCGCCGCCACGAGCAGCAGATCCCGACCTGGGAGGTGCTGCGGACCTATCCCGCCGATTACCGGCTGGTTTTCGTCGGCGACGCGTCGATGAGCCCCTACGAGATCGCCATGCCAGGCGGCTCTGTCGAGCACTGGAACGAGGAAGCGGGGCAGGTCTGGATGGAGCGGATGACGACGAAGTTCCCGAAATCGGTCTGGCTCAACCCCGTGCAGAAGCATCTGTGGGGCTATACCCAGTCGATCCTGCAGATCGGCGGACTGATGGGCGGGCGCATGTTCCCGCTGACGCTGGACGGGCTCGACGGTGCGATGAAGGTCCTGGCGCGGTGA
- a CDS encoding HU family DNA-binding protein: MSPTVARDGNGHERPQSSTRRLPHLLKEDFMTKNELIAAIAEETGKTKADVSAILASLGATVAKTLKKGDDVTLGGIGKLSAAKREAREARNPSTGATIKVPAKTVVKFKVTKDLADAVA, encoded by the coding sequence GTGTCTCCCACGGTCGCTCGTGACGGCAACGGACATGAACGACCACAGTCCAGTACGCGACGCCTACCACACCTTCTCAAGGAGGATTTCATGACCAAGAACGAACTGATCGCCGCCATCGCGGAAGAGACCGGGAAGACCAAGGCCGACGTCTCGGCCATCCTGGCCTCTCTCGGCGCGACCGTCGCCAAGACCCTGAAGAAGGGCGACGACGTCACGCTCGGCGGCATCGGCAAGCTCTCCGCTGCCAAGCGCGAGGCCCGCGAGGCCCGCAACCCTTCGACCGGCGCCACCATCAAGGTCCCGGCCAAGACCGTCGTGAAGTTCAAGGTCACCAAGGACCTCGCCGACGCGGTGGCGTAA